A single Biomphalaria glabrata chromosome 2, xgBioGlab47.1, whole genome shotgun sequence DNA region contains:
- the LOC106054330 gene encoding cytokine receptor-like factor 3, whose protein sequence is MAAELVQNVIEIMDSAHSYQYELAEVIDGIKALQSQINSSSDASKKQVEDHFNRLKNALISALDSRRDHLCKEIETIRASALRPLEECKTLVEENLKLATHVMEEGTAILSHDPESSVEKIIKFKDNPKTKALSSVPAIPGPSEVACVNVNLSPDFQKQMEAVINLEGKILARAPVQIIEALEKPGSLLIQWADESDDDSEICEFWLQYAMGNYKSINEINAVFHTAYTGTATSFLIKHLRTQTAYTFRVCGRVDSETPWSAWSIPRVAFTTIDHYQWGPTDNNAYSLSNENKTATRTCEGVTHVLYSNVASFIPGYSLTIKVLDDADKSPGDGLCISVKNTETVAFGQEGVVYVNLYGSVFVDGQEMATKLPEIKKGSVVAFQAERLPNGKVRVSVQTENKEVAFDWKVDLSNRSSGPLQMLTAPVIGDSSNNKVGFYFGIKFSQEDWKIAVD, encoded by the exons ATGGCAGCAGAGTTGGttcaaaatgttattgaaattaTGGATTCTGCTCATAGCTACCAGTATGAGCTTGCAGAAGTCATTGATGGAATCAAAGCTTTGCAAAGTCAG ATAAATTCTAGCAGTGATGCATCAAAGAAACAAGTAGAAGACCATTTTAATCGTCTGAAAAATGCCCTCATTTCCGCTCTGGATAGCAGACGTGATCatctttgtaaagaaatagaaactatTCGTGCATCTGCCTTGAGGCCTTTAGAAGAATGTAAAACACTGGTGGAAGAAAATTTAAAGTTGGCAACACATGTAATGGAGGAAG GTACAGCTATATTGAGCCATGATCCTGAAAGTAGTGTGGAAAAGATTATTAAGTTTAAAGATAAtccaaaaactaaagcattatCAAG TGTCCCAGCCATTCCAGGTCCATCAGAAGTAGCCTGTGTGAATGTGAACTTATCACCTGACTTCCAAAAACAAATGGAAGCTGTTATAAACCTGGAAGGTAAAATCCTGGCTCGGGCACCTGTTCAGATCATAGAAGCCTTGGAAAAACCTGGAAGCCTATTAATACAGTGGGCAGATGAG tcagaTGATGACTCAGAAATATGTGAGTTTTGGCTCCAGTATGCCATGGGCAACTACAAAAGtatcaatgaaataaatgcaGTTTTCCATACAGCTTACACAGGCACAGCGACAAGTTTTCTAATTAAGCATCTTCGCACACAAACTGCTTACACATTTAGAGTATGTGGAAGGGTTGATTCAGAAACACCTTGGTCTGCCTGGAGTATTCCTCGTGTAGCATTCACAACCATAGATCATTACC AATGGGGACCAACAGATAATAATGCCTACAGTCTgagcaatgaaaataaaacagccACAAGAACTTGTGAGGGTGTAACCCATGTATTATATTCAAATGTAGCCAGCTTTATACCTGGATATTCTCTCACTATCAAAGTTTTAGATGATGCTGATAAATCTCCTGGTGATGGCTTGTGTATCTCTGTAAAAAACACAGAGACCGTGGCATTTGGTCAGGAAGGAGTGGTTTATGTTAATTTGTATG GCTCTGTATTTGTGGATGGTCAAGAAATGGCCACAAAACTTCCAGAAATCAAAAAAGGTTCTGTGGTTGCCTTTCAAGCTGAGCGACTTCCCAATGGCAAAGTAAGGGTTAGTGTACAGACAGAAAACAAGGAAGTAGCTTTTGATTGGAAGGTAGATTTATCCAATAGATCCTCCGGGCCTTTACAGATGCTGACAGCACCAGTAATAGGGGATTCTTCCAATAATAAAGTAggattttattttggtataaAATTTAGCCAAGAGGATTGGAAGATAGCTGTAGAttaa
- the LOC106054291 gene encoding monocarboxylate transporter 9-like: MSISFELNQLNEKMPPFGCTTSISLDDQLSQTVNKTILGCDGLKEKSNTSEAQVLLDSEKTQEQENEVEFNPDSFYSWLRPPFDDMAIGKKSKDSSTKSISSSSSSSLPVPTPPDGGWGWLVVLGAFSVSFICDGLSYCFGVLYAELLDQFKETKSKTSLVGSIFFGVAMILGPFSSALTTRFGSRTMTITGGCLACFGLVLSHFATSIEMLCFTFSVIVGTGFSFCYISSVVIVSFYFEKRRSLATGLAVCGTGVGTVTFAPLMNYLITEYGMRGLFLIMAGISLNLVVCGMLFRPLKFTESERWEMLLEEFNKIPYSREDIELGRSRYPSESSDQDTDENLEDDIEARTLSVLSLPTFVQANVLDIPSDILMEALKTSKNPHLTLQRYMKNAMLEINHANEQRALQEQEDGVDGHSFNVNEAELQHEILSNLPPSSFIDNAILKLANSSSITNMVGKIEDVNGNSSHPEDKLAKVSHAKTHAHLASNDVDSKGKETAKLLPKDPSKTKESAGMKSEQVNSTHKSDSKGKVQTIVQVKNEVKGKDILCKALDSKKSVDIQHTMHHRREYSGMSAMLTDKGCAKEAVSVVKRLGGVHMGRHNALGIHLPLYRTDIFYRRMLKNNTLHKNTLATSCPELSETIVVETKRNFVYEMLINFTEETVDILKSMVEFRLFCNPFFIVFVLSNFTYYFWSDVPYMYASDHAQNNGVPTQQASFLLSIIGIFNTLGQVVFGIVGDLNINLLNVYAIVSTLAGVFVAMIPFMTTYVNMCIGYSLFGFCISVSFPLTTVLLIRFLGVNKLTNAYGLLMLMQGIANFMGPPFAGMVSDKSGNYNSTFYLSGFFYALSGIMLFLTYIPKCRTIPRSRRSSLDLTMEVEAP; this comes from the exons ATGTCAATTAGTTTTGAGCTTAATCAACTCAATGAGAAAATGCCACCTTTCGGATGCACTACTAGTATTTCACTTGATGACCAATTGTCCCAAACAGTCAACAAGACTATCTTGGGCTGTGATGGACTGAAAGAAAAATCAAATACTAGTGAAGCCCAGGTGTTGCTTGATAGTGAGAAGACCCAAGAGCAAGAAAATGAAGTGGAGTTCAACCCAGATTCATTTTATAGCTGGCTTCGTCCACCCTTTGATGACATGGCCATTGGTAAGAAGTCTAAAGACAGTAGTACAAAAAGCATTAGCTCCAGTAGCAGTTCCTCATTGCCTGTGCCTACACCTCCGGATGGTGGATGGGGCTGGCTTGTCGTGTTGGGTGCTTTCTCTGTCAGTTTCATATGTGATGGCTTATCTTACTGCTTTGGCGTTCTTTATGCAGAGTTGCTTGATCAGTTCAAGGAGACAAAAAGCAAAACCTCTTTGGTTGGAAGCATATTCTTTGGTGTTGCAATGATTCTAGGCCCCTTTTCTAGTGCTCTTACTACACGATTCGGTAGCCGAACTATGACTATAACTGGTGGATGCCTGGCCTGTTTTGGACTGGTCTTGAGCCACTTTGCTACATCCATTGAGATGCTTTGTTTTACTTTCAGTGTGATTGTTGGTACAGGCTTTTCATTCTGCTATATCTCTAGTGTTGTCATAGTTTCATTTTACTTTGAAAAGAGAAGGTCTTTAGCTACTGGTTTGGCAGTTTGTGGTACTGGTGTTGGTACAGTTACATTCGCCCCTTTGATGAACTATCTAATTACTGAATATGGCATGAGAGGTCTTTTTCTAATTATGGCTGGTATCAGTTTAAACCTTGTTGTTTGTGGCATGCTCTTCAGACCTTTGAAGTTCACTGAAAGTGAGAGGTGGGAAATGTTGTTAGAAGAGTTTAACAAGATCCCTTACAGTCGTGAGGATATAGAGTTGGGTAGAAGTAGATATCCCAGTGAGTCGAGTGATCAAGACACAGATGAAAATTTAGAAGATGATATTGAGGCTAGAACACTTTCTGTCCTAAGTTTACCAACTTTTGTTCAAGCCAATGTACTTGATATTCCCTCAGATATTCTTATGGAGGctttaaaaacaagtaaaaatcCACATCTTACATTACAGAGGTACATGAAAAATGCCATGCTTGAAATTAATCATGCAAATGAACAAAGAGCATTGCAGGAACAAGAGGATGGTGTTGATGGACACAGTTTCAATGTAAATGAAGCAGAATTACAGCATGAAATATTAAGCAATCTGCCACCTTCATCTTTTATAGATAATGCTATACTAAAGCTGGCTAACTCATCTAGCATCACTAATATGGTTGGTAAAATTGAGGATGTCAATGGAAACTCTAGCCACCCAGAAGACAAGCTTGCCAAAGTTAGCCATGCCAAAACACATGCACATTTGGCATCTAATGATGTAGATTCAAAAGGAAAAGAAACTGCTAAACTGTTACCCAAAGATCCAAGCAAAACTAAAGAATCAGCTGGTATGAAGAGTGAACAGGTGAATTCTACTCACAAGTCAGACTCCAAAGGCAAAGTGCAGACAATTGTACAAGTTAAGAATGAAGTGAAAGGAAAAGATATTTTGTGTAAAGCTCTGGATAGCAAAAAGTCAGTCGACATCCAACACACAATGCACCATAGAAGAGAATATTCAGGTATGAGTGCCATGTTGACAGACAAAGGATGTGCTAAAGAAGCTGTGTCTGTTGTCAAGAGATTAGGTGGTGTTCACATGGGGAGGCACAATGCTCTAGGCATTCATTTACCACTGTACAGGACAGACATATTTTACAGACGTATGCTTAAAAATAACACCTTGCACAAAAACACTTTGGCGACCAGTTGCCCTGAGTTATCTGAAACTATTGTTGTTGAGACTaagagaaattttgtatatGAAATGTTGATCAATTTTACAGAAGAAACTGTTGATATTTTGAAGAGCATGGTAGAATTCAGGTTATTCTGCAATCCTTTTTTCATAGTTTTTGTCTTGTCTAACTTCACATACTACTTTTGGAGTGATGTCCCCTATATGTATGCTTCTGACCATGCCCAAAATAATGGAGTCCCTACCCAGCAAGCTTCTTTTCTTCTCTCCATTATTGGTATTTTTAATACACTTGGCCAAGTTGTTTTCGGCATAGTGGGAGACCTAAACATCAACTTGCTCAATGTCTACGCCATAGTCTCAACATTAGCTGGTGTCTTTGTTGCCATGATTCCTTTTATGACCACCTATGTCAACATGTGTATTGGATATAGTTTGTTTGGATTTTGCATCAGTGTCAGTTTTCCTTTAACAACAGTCCTTCTCATCAGGTTCCTGGGAGTCAACAAGCTGACCAATGCTTATGGACTGTTAATGTTGATGCAAGGAATAGCCAATTTTATGGGACCTCCATTTGCAG GAATGGTCTCTGACAAGTCAGGCAACTACAATTCAACTTTTTACTTGAGTGGTTTTTTCTATGCTTTGTCCGGAATAATGTTGTTTCTGACCTATATACCCAAATGTCGCACAATCCCTAGGTCAAGGAGGAGTTCATTAGACCTTACCATGGAAGTAGAGGCACCTTAA